Proteins encoded by one window of Xiphias gladius isolate SHS-SW01 ecotype Sanya breed wild chromosome 15, ASM1685928v1, whole genome shotgun sequence:
- the LOC120800738 gene encoding uncharacterized protein LOC120800738: protein MSSMEMTFLILVSLLGGLWETGAVSVTGEVGQEIPITCTHANAFSNVKYFCKEACTNEDVLITSRGENKDSQRKYSIEDKGNTFVVTISSLTEDDSGTYWCGIERVGLDTYNQVVLTVIKAGVQDADDNLPHSITKKLVYIGAGLGLVLLALAILLLIFFRHRNRDIGASSGKDDNIVYATPSSLKQDAHHITTASSTANKHEDTDGRTIGIFSSSAGQAQDTSRDYAREAQNQPDSLFYSTVSFNKHKDYRSVTPPAAAVTYSTIAQISADKSEVYCNLLHLSNLRRSPQIIKDQQELQVIYTVWTETMRIPLKVIIYSMTATVSFFSVTGNKGEPVRMNCESAQVSQAAHLGGSFTINCTYPRGEKSKVKYFCKEDKNFHCINLISTYTSNYTKLDRFSMTDHKEQGVYTVIISTLTQDDAGGYQCAVKDMNNDSSTDCLTKIQLHILNWDDIAPTAKIHDTGDTAQILYRYPHSRVNNMKYLCKGETPFSCLQLIQTTAEERAVVKGRFYIRDNKRKKYFYVYINNPITAHSGTYWCGSDRKWHHAESTKIHLFVGEYTENISITHYCSLFILYLCTKCSKRIWRWSETSSLHYKHMCVCACVFCVHYFHLYAILHISNLLAFYATPTAERQSQTRKSGPPTTPMTAAPSQTTLREDHSNSGMIGYVVTCLALLVTAVTVLILYRHKLPRTQACCASGGSSEQSPNVGQNTEENRGDHDYEDIQEQNQEASSGGILSTVYAIVNPPTEQIHYASISFQMHSVKV from the exons ATGAGTAGCATGGAGATGACTTTCCTCATTTTGGTCTCTCTTCTGGGAG GATTATGGGAGACTGGAGCTGTGTCAGTAACCGGAGAGGTGGGACAGGAGATCCCAATAACATGCACTCACGCCAATGCATTTTCCAACGTCAAATATTTCTGCAAGGAAGCGTGTACAAATGAAGACGTCCTAATAACTTCCAGAGGAGAGAATAAAGATTCACAGAGGAAGTACAGTATTGAAGATAAAGGAAACACATTTGTGGTGACTATCTCTAGTCTGACAGAGGATGACTCTGGAACTTACTGGTGTGGAATAGAAAGGGTTGGTTTGGACACATACAATCAAGTAGTCCTCACAGTTATAAAGG cagGCGTACAGGACGCTGACGATAACTTGCCACATTCAATTACAA agAAGCTGGTATATATCGGAGCAGGTCTTGGATTGGTTTTGCTGGCTCTGGCGATATTACTGCTCATATTCTTCAGACATCGGAACAGAGACATTGGCGCATCTTCTG GAAAGGACGATAACATAGTCTATGCAACACCATCCAGCCTGAAACAAGACGCACACCATATCACCACTGCCTCCTCAACAGCTAATAAGCACGAAGACACGGACGGCAGGACCATAGGCATCTTCAGCTCGTCGGCCGGTCAGGCCCAAGATACCAGCAGAGACTACGCCAGAGAGGCTCAGAACCAACCAGACAGCCTGTTTTACTCCACTGTCAGCTTCAACAAACACAAGGACTATCGCAGTGTCACACCTCCCGCTGCAGCGGTCACATACTCCACGATTGCACAAATATCAGCAGACAAATCCGAAGTCTATTGCAAT CTCCTGCACCTGTCAAACCTGCGCCGGTCACCTCAGATCATCAAGGACCAGCAAGAACTACAGGTTATTTACACTGT CTGGACTGAGACAATGAGAATACCACTGAAAGTCATTATATACTCAATGACAG CTACTGTTAGTTTCTTTTCTGTGACAGGAAATAAAGGAGAACCTGTCAGAATGAACT GTGAGAGTGCACAAGTGAGTCAGGCGGCACATCTTGGAGGCTCTTTTACCATCAACTGCACATATccaagaggggaaaaaagcaaagtgaaatACTTCTGCAAAGAGGATAAAAACTTTCACTGTATAAATTTGATATCAACATACACTTCAAATTACACAAAACTAGACAGGTTTTCTATGACAGACCATAAAGAGCAAGGAGTCTACACTGTGATCATTTCCACGCTGACCCAGGACGATGCCGGAGGATACCAGTGTGCTGTAAAAGACATGAACAATGACAGTTCCACTGATTGTTTAACTAAGATCCAGCTCCATATTTTGA aCTGGGATGACATTGCACCGACAGCAAAAATTCATGACACTGGGGATACTGCACAGATATTGTATCGCTATCCACACAGTCGTGTGAACAATATGAAATACCTGTGCAAGGGTGAGACTCCTTTCAGCTGTTTGCAGTTAATacaaacaacagcagaggaaagagcTGTGGTGAAAGGCAGGTTTTATATAAGGGATAACAAGAGAAAGAAGTACTTCTATGTGTACATCAACAATCCGATCACAGCCCACTCTGGGACATACTGGTGTGGCTCTGACAGAAAATGGCACCATGCTGAATCCACCAAAATCCACCTTTTTGTAGGTGAGTACACTGAGAACATTAGTATCACACACTACTGcagcttgtttattttgtacCTATGCACCAAGTGCAGTAAAAGGATTT ggagatgGAGTGAGACAAGCTCCCTGCATTATaaacatatgtgtgtgtgtgcatgtgttttctgtgtgcattattttcatttgtatgcTATTCTTCACATCTCTAACCTTCTGGCTTTTTACGCAACACCCACAGCTGAAAGACAGAGCCAAACCAGAAAATCGGGTCCTCCGACTACGCCAATGACAGCAGCACCATCCCAAACAACCCTCCGTGAGGACCACTCAAACTCTG GCATGATTGGCTATGTGGTAACGTGCTTGGCATTGTTAGTGACAGCTGTGACTGTACTAatactgtacagacacaaactcCCCAGGACACAAG CGTGTTGTGCTTCAGGGGGATCATCAGAGCAGAGCCCAAACGTTGGACAAAACACAgag GAAAATCGTGGAGATCACGATTATGAGGACATACAGGAGCAGAACCAGGAGGCAAGCTCAGGAGGCATACTGTCGACAGTTTATGCCATTGTCAACCCTCCCACAGAGCAGATCCACTATGCCAGCATCAGTTTCCAGATGCACTCTGTCAAAGtctaa
- the LOC120800576 gene encoding CMRF35-like molecule 8, translated as MRMKTISVFYCLLYATWTEGANINVEGFKGGDVSFHCSHILAWKNNKYICKDPCKETKDILVTVKSGERAESGRITVVDLGNGVFNVTFSQLKLSDSGRYWCAVERPGFDTFTAVILTVKEVIANEAATVIPDVSPTWTYENISNSTQLTSGMDTNGPTNQSTASNCTNVGEQSISTGIVLYATVGGVAIFTVLVLTTRFRKRRETSKLLPQVCSNSTDFVSADEREMDCEYDDIGNEVQSIRRFSERTSCGHHPQQDPPTSASTEAKSSVPLHIYENICCSRGTAGSSHDVTSGINNKPLPPIISERTSDGKHKNKHKAMGNATSKPIESCTSNMSASQSKSCSDSTESRPRSIWFGLDLSGTV; from the exons ATGAGAATGAAGACCATTTCTGTCTTCTATTGTCTTTTATATG CTACATGGACAGAAGGAGCCAACATAAATGTAGAAGGATTCAAGGGGGGAGATGTCTCATTCCATTGCTCACACATACTGGCctggaaaaacaataaatacatctGCAAGGATCCATGTAAAGAGACTAAAGACATATTGGTTACTGTAAAATCTGGTGAAAGAGCAGAGTCAGGGAGGATAACTGTGGTGGACTTGGGGAACGGAGTCTTCAATGTGACCTTCAGTCAACTCAAGCTGTCAGATTCAGGGAGATACTGGTGTGCAGTGGAGAGGCCTGGTTTTGATACATTCACCGCAGTAATCTTGACTGTAAAGGAAG TTATTGCAAATGAGGCAGCAACTGTCATACCTGACGTTTCTCCCACATGGAcatatgaaaatatttccaACTCAACCCAATTAACATCTGGAATGGACACCAATGGGCCCACAAACCAGTCAACGG CCTCAAACTGCACTAATGTAGGAGAACAGAGCATTAGCACTG GCATCGTGTTGTACGCTACCGTCGGGGGTGTTGCCATATTCACTGTCTTGGTGCTGACAACACGATTCAGGAAACGCAGAGAAACCTCAAAACTTTTACCACAAGTTTGCTCCAACAGCACAGACTTCGTCAGTGCAGATGAAAGAGAG ATGGACTGTGAGTACGATGACATTGGCAACGAAGTGCAGTCAATAAGAAGATTTTCGGAGAGGACCTCTTGCGGGCACCACCCTCAACAGGATCCACCAACATCTGCATCAACAGAAGCCAAATCTAGCGTACCCCTTCATATCTATGAAAACATCTGCTGCTCCAGAGGTACTGCAGGTTCCAGCCATGATGTCACCTCAGGGATCAACAACAAGCCGTTGCCACCTATAATATCTGAAAGAACCAGTGAtggcaaacacaaaaataaacataaagcAATGGGAAACGCTACAAGCAAACCTATAGAGAGCTGTACAAGCAACATGTCAGCTAGTCAGTCCAAATCCTGCAGTGATTCCACTGAATCAAGGCCCAGATcaatttggtttggtttagatTTATCAGGAACAGTCTGA
- the LOC120800745 gene encoding CMRF35-like molecule 5, translating to MVLQSRVKERRGLENYVVCVKTSAVLEVSSYVGGEVSIHCSGSWTKDNSSEHNNMYFCKGVCSRENILIKTEGKRSAVKQRGRYSMEVNRGEGIFNVTIKKLKKEDAGRYCCGLEKTLDVLYEEINLIVLDASTGPPGSPTSTSTLQTDSETLPQGCSQSSSESSPAASTLPNTEKTNQKARINLTDTTVVIIVSVSLALLVCALIPLVFYGHWRSNAECQSRPEENMGEADYCEENADDACTQDMVKLQSLQPDPESSAQDGSQYAAIYQALDPKTLD from the exons ATGGTGCTTCAGAgcagagtgaaggagagaagggggCTGGAGAACTATG ttgtgtgtgtgaagacttCAGCAGTGCTGGAGGTTAGCAGCTATGTTGGAGGAGAGGTCTCCATACACTGCTCTGGTAGCTGGACCAAAGACAACAGCTCCGAGCACAACAACATGTACTTCTGTAAAGGAGTCTGCTCCAGAGAAAACATTCTCATTAAGACCGAGGGGAAAAGGTCGGCCGTCAAACAGCGGGGGAGATACAGCATGGAGGTCAACAGAGGAGAGGGAATCTTCAATGTGACCATAAAGAAGCTGAAGAAGGAGGATGCAGGGAGATATTGCTGCGGATTGGAGAAAACCCTTGACGTGTTGTATGAGGAGATCAATCTCATAGTCCTTGATG CTTCCACTGGTCCTCCTGGATCTCCTACCTCCACCTCTACCCTGCAGACCGACTCAGAAACTCTGCCCCAAGGCTGCTCTCAATCCAGCAGTGAATCGTCGCCAGCAGCATCAACGCTTCCCAATACAGAAAAGACGAACCAGAAAGCAAGAATCAACCTGACAG aTACGACGGTGgtcatcattgtttctgtgAGCTTGGCTCTTCTGGTTTGTGCACTTATTCCTCTTGTATTCTACGGACACTGGAGGAGTAATGCGG AATGTCAGAGTAGACCTGAAGAAAACATGGGTGAG GCTGATTACTGTGAGGAAAATGCAGATGATGCCTGCACTCAGGACATGGTGAAGCTGCAGTCCTTACAACCAGATCCAGAGTCCAGTGCTCAGGATGGCTCTCAGTATGCTGCCATCTACCAAGCACTTGATCCCAAAACTCTGGACTGA
- the dnajb1b gene encoding dnaJ homolog subfamily B member 1b, whose product MGKDYYDVLGIKKGASEDDIKKAYRKQALRFHPDKNKSPGAEEKFKEIAEAYDVLSDPKKKDIYDRYGEEGLKGGGPSGGGGVGGPGTFSYSFQGDPHAIFAEFFGGRNPFEQFFGARNGGMDEDMDTDDPFARFGMGGGGMGGFPRSFSSGMGGLGAHSSVVKKQQDPPVVHDLRVTLEEVLSGCTKKMKISRKRLNPDGRTVRIEDKILEVQIKKGWKEGTKITFPKEGDETPTNIPADVVFVLKDKPHPVFKRDGSDIVYRANISLRDALCGCTINASTLGGKTVTVSTSDIVKPGMKRRVSGEGLPYPKRPDRRGDLIVEYEVKFPERLTQSARDTIAQVLPRS is encoded by the exons ATGGGTAAAGACTACTACGACGTTTTGGGAATTAAGAAAGGAGCGTCGGAGGACGATATAAAGAAAGCTTATCGTAAGCAGGCGCTGCGCTTTCATCCCGACAAAAACAAGTCACCGGGAGCCGAGGAGAAATTCAAGGAAATCGCTGAAGCTTACGACGTTTTGAGCGACCCAAAGAAAAAGGACATCTACGATCGTTATGGTGAAGAGG GTCTGAAAGGTGGAGGCCCCTCaggaggtggtggtgttggtggtcCCGGTACCTTCAGCTACAGCTTCCAGGGCGACCCCCATGCCATCTTTGCAGAATTCTTCGGTGGACGTAACCCCTTTGAACAGTTCTTTGGTGCCCGCAATGGTGGCATGGATGAGGACATGGACACTGATGACCCTTTTGCCCGCTTTGGGATGGGGGGCGGTGGAATGGGTGGGTTCCCTCGCTCTTTCAGCTCTGGCATGGGAGGACTGGGCGCTCACAGTAGCGTTGTAAAGAAGCAGCAGGACCCCCCAGTGGTTCATGATCTCCGGGTCACCCTGGAGGAAGTTCTGTCAGGTTGCACAAAGAAGATGAAGATCTCTCGCAAAAGACTGAACCCTGATGGGCGAACAGTAAGGATAGAAGATAAAATCCTGGAAGTGCAGATAAAGAAGGGGTGGAAAGAGGGCACCAAAATCACATTTCCTAAAGAGGGGGATGAGACTCCCACAAACATTCCAGCTGatgtggtgtttgtgttgaaGGACAAACCACATCCCGTGTTTAAACGTGACGGCTCTGACATTGTTTACAGAGCCAATATCTCACTCAGAGAT GCCTTGTGTGGCTGCACAATCAACGCATCCACACTGGGCGGCAAAACGGTGACCGTGTCAACATCTGATATCGTGAAGCCAGGGATGAAGCGGCGGGTCAGTGGGGAAGGTCTGCCTTATCCCAAACGGCCCGATCGTCGAGGTGACCTGATAGTGGAGTACGAGGTCAAGTTTCCAGAAAGGCTCACTCAGAGCGCCCGGGACACCATCGCTCAGGTCCTCCCACGATCTTGA